AAATATCGCCTGAAATTAGACAGGAATTATTAAAGGCGCAAAAAACCGAGATCACCGAGTATCTGGTCTATCGGAATATTGCCAAAAGCATCAAAGACGAGAATAATCGCAAGATCGTGGAAGAAATCGGGGCGGATGAAAAGCGGCATTCTGAGATCTGGAAGTCCTATACGGGCAAAGAGGTTCAGCCCAACCGCTTTCAAGTAGCTTTATACACGGTCATCTCCCGGTTTTTTGGGCTGACCTTTGGTCTCAAGCTGATGGAGCGGGGTGAAGAGCGCGCTCAGGTGAATTATGAGCTGATTGAGGACGAGATTCCCGAAGCGCGAGCTGTGATCCATGATGAAGACAGCCATGAAGAAAAGCTGCTGAACATGTTGGATGAGGAAGCTTTGGTCTATGCCGGGTCGGTTGTGTTAGGGCTGAACGATGCGCTGGTTGAGCTGACCGGTGCGCTGGCCGGGCTCACCCTGGCATTCCGCGATGTGAACACCATCGCCCTATCCGGATTGGTGACGGGCATTGCGGCCTCGCTTTCGATGGCGGCATCGGAATACCTATCGACCGGTTCAGAGGACACTGAGAAAAACCCCATCCGAGCGGCGATTTACACCGGCATTGCCTATGTGGTCACGGTAGCCTTGCTGATCCTGCCTTTCCTGGTCTTGAATAATGCTTATGTTGCCCTGGCTATCTCGGTCACGACATCCGTGGTGATCATCGCACTATTCAATTTCTATATTTCGGTGGCGAAGGATTTGAACTTTGCGCATCGTTTCTTTGAGATGGCGGGCCTGAGCCTCAGCGTGGCGACCTTCAGCTTCTTGGTTGGTTTTGTGCTCAGCAATGTGTTTGGTGTAGGCGGTGCATAAAACCAAGTAAAAGTTATCAAAAATCAACAGCCTCATAGTCACTATGGGGCTGTTTTTATTTTTGATTGTGTGGGGGTAATTTGGTTATGCTCTCTGATACAATAATGGTAATTCCAGTGAGCGATGACAAAATGTGGTAAGGGAGGGTGCTATGGGGTTGATAAAACGAGGGTTCAATCTTGTGTTGGTGGGTTTAATTTTCATGATGACCGCCTGTACTTCCTCGAGCCCACAATCAGATAATTCTACTGAATCGCCGGATTGGCAGGCTACGGTAACAGCGTTCAGGGATTTCGTCCGGGGGCAAAATCTCACAGATGATGATATCGTAAATGATATTCCTGATCCACAAGGGGATTTTGATCCGAATGAACTGCTGGAATATCTACCTCATTTGCACCTCAAACCTGGATATACATTGGATTATGTCTATTTTGAGGGGGCAATTAGCGGCGAACCATTCCTTTATGTTCGCAGGATTACCGACCCACCATTGGATAACGCCTGGGCCTATCTGGATCAAAGTGAGGAATGTGAGCAGGGAGCTAATCCAACCGCCTGCCACTATTGGTATTTTATTGAGACGGATGGCAGCGAAGAGGGGTATTTTGAGCTGGTGCTGTTGAAAATGATGGGCGGCCAATTTTATTTGTTTTGGCATTCATGTTATGACGATGTGGAGATTGTTGCCAGCGAAGAGCGGTTGATTGAATTGGTCAATTCGATCGGACGCGATGATTCAAGCATTGAGCTGACTGAAACTCAAAAGAGAGAAGCTTTGAAGATTGACCCCACCCCGCAAATCACCTTTGGGCCAGGAAGAGTCAAAGTTCGAGTAGTGTGGTTTACTCATTGGGGGGGATTTACGGAAACAATCTATACAATATCGACTCATTCACTAACGAAAATTATCCCGAGCTTTTCCAGGGCTCTTGTTAAGTATGATTGTGGCATTATCTATTGAGAGTCGCGGATTTTTTAGATTGCAGCATTTCAAGGTGAGGGTGATATGAGACCAATTAATCGATATATCTTGATAACAGTGACAATCTGTTTGCTCTTTTCGCTGACAGCCTGCAACCTGTTTGGGAAGGATACTACGCAGACGCCCACGGCGACCCAACCGACTGCGACCGCTACGGAGACTTTGCAGCCAACGGCGACATCAACGGTGACGCCGACCGCGACGCCAACGGTTACTCCGACCGCGGCACCGACCAGAACGCCGGTCACCAGGCTGGATGATGGTGATGGCGGGCAGAACATGAACTACTGGCAAGATACGGTGACAGCCCTAAGGGTTTTGGTTGGTGAACAGCAGCTCCCGGATTATTATCTCGATCCCGAGGCTCCTGTGACAGAGGAAGAGTTTGACCCAAATCTGCTTCTGGAACCTTTAACCCATCTGCATATGAGGTCAGGCTATACGTTGGATTTTGTCTATTGGATGAGTGATCTGGGTGGATACCCAATCATCTATGCCCATAAGACGACTGTTGCCCGTTTTGAAAGTATTGAAGCCTTCGATGCCGCATATGGCGAATGTAACATCGAAACTAACCCGGCATCCTGCCATTATAGCGATTTAATTGAGACGGATGGCAGTCAGGAGGGTTATTTTGAATTGAGCCTGGTGCAAATGATGGGGGAACAGTTTTATCAATTCTGGCATGCCTATTACAATGACCTCCAAATTGTTGCCAGCCAGGAGCGGTTGGAAGAAATAATTGAAATGAATGCCAACGAAGATTTTGGCTATAAGTTAACTGAAGAGCAGATCAATGCTGCCCGGGAGATTGACTTCACGCCGGTTGTGGTGATTGATAGTGATTCAGTCACTGTCCGGTTCGTTTATTTTACCTATTGGGGTGGCTTCTACGATGTGACAGTCGAAATCCTTTTAACAAGGCCCTACCAATATGAATTGATCGAAGAAGATAATGTTGTCCCATATGATTGCGGGGTCTTGTTCTAAGCAGGGTTAATGGTATGGATTCTATTGGAGAAAAAGGGGTCGCAATGAAAACCTCGAAACGTTGGGTCTTAATGCTTCTAACTGTGTGCATGCTCTTTTCGTTATCTGCGTGCAGTTGGCTGGGAATTGAAGGCAGGCTTAATCCCATCTCAACGCAAAAGACCGCCTCGGCCATCACGGCCCTGGTGCGCAGCCAGCCTTTCCCCGAACAATATTACGATGCCGTGATATATGATCCTGAGGTTGTATTTGATCCCAACCAGCTCTTGGAAGCCCTAACCCATCTGCGGATCAAACCGGGTTACACTTTGGATTTTGTCTATTACTTAGATTTTGGTTTCGATACCGGATATTCAATTGTCTATTCTCATAAAACAAGCGAGCCACGTTTTGAGACTGTTGAAGAATATCAGGCACAATTAGGCGAATGTGACCCTGATCTCAATCCGACTTCCTGTGAATGTACGGATTTCATCGAAACTGATGGGACCAAGGCGGGCTATTTTGAGTTTGTTTTATTTGACATTATGCGATATCAGATTTATCGGATTGGTCATGCACAATATGGTGAAAATGAAGTAATTACCAGCAAGGCGCGCTTGGATGTGTTGTCTGAGGAGATTGGGAGCCCACCTGAGGCCGGTAGCTATAGTTGGGGCAATCCTTTTACTGATCAGCAGAAACGGAGAATCCGGCAGATCGATCCCGTTCCAAGAGTCATTATTTTGGATGAAGAAGTGACCGTACGAGTGGTTATATTCTCAAGGTGGGGCGGTTTTTATGAAGTGACAGTGACCCTCGCGCCGGATATGCCGCACACGATTTTAAATATCGATTTAAAGAATTTAATTATGTATGATTGTGGCATAATGTTTTAATCAAGGTTGTTGAATATAAGTATTTATTAAATCCGGCCATAGGCAGGAGCAAGGTTATGGACATAAAACTAAAGCGATATGACGAGGCGGGGGCTTTCCTGGCGGCAGTGGGCGAGGAACTGTATGCCCAGACTGCGATCAACAACCTGATGCTCGGGATTTGTGAGCGTCTAGTGCAGGACCCGGCTGCCTATGATAATCCGCTTTTCATCTCAGTCCGTGGTCACTCCGGTGAACTGCTGCTGGCGGCTGTGATGACCCCGCCGCACAACCTGATTCTGGCGGAAGGGGTGGATTTTGGGTTGGGACTGCCCTCGTTGATCGAACACCTGCGAGAAAATAAAATTGGCATTCCCGGCGTGATCGGCTCTGTCGATTGCGCCGAGGCATTTTATGAGCACTGGAAAAGCGTTACAGGGCTGGAGGGGGAGGTGGGGATGTACCAGCGGATCTATGAACTTCGCCAGGTCAACCTGCCGAAGATTCCTCCGGGACATTCCAGAGTGGCGTGGCCGGAGGATGCCCAACGGATTGCTGGATGGATCCAGGCGTTTGAAAATGAAGCGCTTGGCAAGGAGGAGCCCCTCAAGCCTGATTGGGCCGAGCGAGTAATTCATGAGGGGAAGATGTTCCTGTGGGTAGATGAGGGCCAACCGGTGGCGATGGCGATGAAAACCCGCCCGTTGAAGCATTCCATCACGGTCAGCGCGGTCTATACCCCGCCGGAACATCGCCAGCGCGGTTATGCCACCGCCCTGGTGGCGCGGCTCAGCCAGCACTTGCTGGACATGGGTTATGAATTCATTAATTTGTTCACCGATCTCGAAAATCCCACTTCCAATTCGATCTATCAAAAGATCGGCTATCGTCCGGTGATTGATTTCCGCTCCTACCGTTTCAAGCAGAATTAAGAGAAACTCATCCCGGTTGATCTATTGCGGATGGATTGGATATTATCAAATTTGAAGTTCTACTCGATTTAGCCCTTAATGGCGTTGGTGGATTAACTATAAAACAAGGTTTGAAAAACGTCTGTTCATATTTAAACAGGCGTTTTTAATCTGCCCAGGGAACAATTGGTAGTAGACTTGTGATTGTAGTTGCTTTGTGATTAATTTTTACTGATTTAGTACGTGTTCCTTATTATGAAGGAAAAATATGACTGAAAATAAATTTGGGACAAAGATCAAATCGCTTCCCCGAAACGTCTGGGCGGTCAGTCTGACCAGCTTTTTTATGGATATATCCAGTGAAATGGTGATCAACATTCTGCCGCTGTTTTTGTCCAATGTGCTGGGAGTCCAAACAAGCATCATTGGGATGATTGAGGGCATTGCAGAAGCCACCGCCAGCATCCTGAAGGTTTTTTCGGGCTGGCTGTCGGATAAGCTGGGAGGACGCAAGTGGATTGCCGTGGCTGGTTATGCCATCTCCGCCCTGGCGAAGCCCTTCTTTTATATTGCGGATACTTGGGGCGTGGTAGCCGGTGTTCGTTGGGCTGATCGGGTCGGTAAGGGCGTGCGGACTGCGCCGCGGGATGCTCTGGTGGCTGATTCGATTGAACCCAAGCAGCGCGGCCTGGCCTTTGGCTTTCACCGGGCTGCGGACACGGCCGGAGCTGTGCTTGGGCTCTTGATCTCGGCCTTGGTGATCTGGCTGGCCCAGTCCAATACGGTGAAGTTGGGCGCGAGCACCTTCAAAACGGTGGTCCTGATCAGTTTGGTGCCTGCGCTTATCGCTGTGCTCAGCCTGGTCATTGGGGCGAAGGACGTCAAGCGGGGTGAAGCCGTCAAAGCGCCCAAGATCACATTCAAAGGTCTGGGGAAACCTTTTCTGTTTTTCATGCTGATCGTGGGGATCTTTGATCTCGGTAACTCTTCGGATGCTTTCCTCGTGCTGCGGGCACAGGAACGCGGGATCAGCGTATTAGGCATTTTGATCATGCTGGCCGTTTTCAATATGGTCTATAGCCTGATATCCACCCCGGCAGGGGCTTTATCGGATAAGATTGGCCGGCGCAAGGTGATCATTGGCGGTTGGCTGATCTATGCCCTGATCTATTTGGGATTTGCCCTGGCCCAGCGCCCCTGGCATATCTGGGTCCTGTATGTGACCTACGGCATTTATTACGGTCTGGCTTATGGGACCGCGAAAGCGATGGTGGCCGACCTGGTTGCGCCGGAACTGCGTGGGACGGCCTATGGGACATATAACGCCATCCTTGGCATTATTGACTTCCCCGCTTCGCTGATTGCCGGTCTGCTCTGGCAGGGTGTTGGTGGGTGGAGCGGTTTTGGCCCATCGGCGCCATTCCTGTTTGGCAGTGGGCTGGCTTTCCTGGCAGCCATTTTAATGTTCTTCTGGAAACCAAAAGCGGTTGAAGTAACCGATTAAGAACTAACAATACTGATTTATTACCATAAGACGCCTTAATAGGCGTCTTACCTTTTAATATATTGACATTATTTTTCAATTGACTATACAATAAAGCTATTGAAATCTGGTTTTGAATATTCGGGGAGGAGGGCACGATGACGATCTTCTGGACGATGTTCTGGCTGGGGTTTTTGGGGATTCCGCTGATATTGTTGTTGGGGACATTATTCATGGATAGTGGCTCAGCAGCATCCAATACTCATATCTGGGTTTATAAGGGTTCTAATCGTAAAGTCAAAGATGCTACCGTTGAGGAGGTCTGGAAGCGGCAGAATCCAGGCAAATCCTGGGATAAGCATCAATCCAATATTTATATTACCGTTACGATCATCCTTTGCGTGGGATTTTTGTTTTTATTAGCTAAACTGGCTGGGAGTATTTTTGCTCTGCCAACAGATCGGCCTGGGTTGAGGCTTTTTTGGCAGATCGGGGCACCCATTCTGGGCGCATTGACAGCGGCAATATTTTATGGCCTCCAAACCCTCATCGAAAATTATAAATCCGGCTTTTTGAAAGCCCTTCATATTCTGGCATTGGTGTTGACGGCGGTTGGCGTGATTGGGGCTCTGGTGCTGACCTTCTTGAAACGCCCTTTGCCTATCTCCCAGCATTGGATCTGGGCCCCTGTTGGCGCCACAGCCTTTTTCCTGCTCGTGGACCAGATCTTAGGGGGTGCGAAGAAAGAAAGGGCCAGCAAGGGTGGCGGGAACCTTGAGGGCTGGGCCTATGAAGTTAAGTATATGGTTGCCAGCGGAATGGACATCAAGGATTTTCGAGCAATAATGGAATTTGCCATTTACCAATTGAAAGCAGGAGAATTGGACTGGAAAATCCAAAATGATAAATTCTTCAAGCAGACCGAGGATATCTTACTTGATCTTGTCCGGGGTAAATCAATGTCCATTTCGGATGACAAAATTTATTCCGCCAGCAGTGAGGTGACCAAGGCTGTTCAGGCTTTTTATTTCTACAGTGTGGAAAATTTCACCGGTTATGATATGCACCCAAGGATCAGAAAAGCGGTGACAAAGAAATAGGCCAGACCCAAAGGACCAACAGTTCAA
This Chloroflexota bacterium DNA region includes the following protein-coding sequences:
- a CDS encoding GNAT family N-acetyltransferase, with amino-acid sequence MLGICERLVQDPAAYDNPLFISVRGHSGELLLAAVMTPPHNLILAEGVDFGLGLPSLIEHLRENKIGIPGVIGSVDCAEAFYEHWKSVTGLEGEVGMYQRIYELRQVNLPKIPPGHSRVAWPEDAQRIAGWIQAFENEALGKEEPLKPDWAERVIHEGKMFLWVDEGQPVAMAMKTRPLKHSITVSAVYTPPEHRQRGYATALVARLSQHLLDMGYEFINLFTDLENPTSNSIYQKIGYRPVIDFRSYRFKQN
- a CDS encoding MFS transporter, producing MTENKFGTKIKSLPRNVWAVSLTSFFMDISSEMVINILPLFLSNVLGVQTSIIGMIEGIAEATASILKVFSGWLSDKLGGRKWIAVAGYAISALAKPFFYIADTWGVVAGVRWADRVGKGVRTAPRDALVADSIEPKQRGLAFGFHRAADTAGAVLGLLISALVIWLAQSNTVKLGASTFKTVVLISLVPALIAVLSLVIGAKDVKRGEAVKAPKITFKGLGKPFLFFMLIVGIFDLGNSSDAFLVLRAQERGISVLGILIMLAVFNMVYSLISTPAGALSDKIGRRKVIIGGWLIYALIYLGFALAQRPWHIWVLYVTYGIYYGLAYGTAKAMVADLVAPELRGTAYGTYNAILGIIDFPASLIAGLLWQGVGGWSGFGPSAPFLFGSGLAFLAAILMFFWKPKAVEVTD
- a CDS encoding VIT1/CCC1 transporter family protein translates to MEISPEIRQELLKAQKTEITEYLVYRNIAKSIKDENNRKIVEEIGADEKRHSEIWKSYTGKEVQPNRFQVALYTVISRFFGLTFGLKLMERGEERAQVNYELIEDEIPEARAVIHDEDSHEEKLLNMLDEEALVYAGSVVLGLNDALVELTGALAGLTLAFRDVNTIALSGLVTGIAASLSMAASEYLSTGSEDTEKNPIRAAIYTGIAYVVTVALLILPFLVLNNAYVALAISVTTSVVIIALFNFYISVAKDLNFAHRFFEMAGLSLSVATFSFLVGFVLSNVFGVGGA